GGTTTCCTCCAAGGTAGATTCCCGAACAATCCTGGATACCAATGGAGCCGAGAAACTCTTGGGAGATGGAGACATGTTATTTTTGCTCCCGGGCACCTCCCGGATTAAGCGAATCCATGGATCCTACGTGTCGGAGAAGGAAATTAAAAAACTAACTACTTTCCTCAAAACCCAAGGAACCCCCCGGTACGATAATTCCATACTTACCCAAAAGCCCCAAGGTGAGACCGAAGAAATCACCGATGATATCTATGAAAAAGCGGTCAGACTGGTGGTCACCAGTGGAATTGCCTCCATTTCTATGCTTCAACGGAAGCTTAAAGTCGGCCACAGTCGTGCTTCTCGACTGATAGATATGATGGAAGCCGATGGGATCGTGGGGCCCTTCGAAGGAAGTAAACCCCGTGCTATTTTGATGACCCCAGAACAGTTAATAGCCCGGTTTGGGGAAGATAAGAGCAGTCATGACAGCGAGTACTGAATACCGAGGGATTGAGATAATGGATTCTGATCACTCTGTATTCCGTACCCGGTACTTATTGAGTAAATCCCCTTTAACCCTTAAAGCTATCTTTGGCGAAGACGGCCTTTTGGCCAGATCTCTGCCCTATTATGAATACCGCCCTGGGCAAATTGAAATGAGTGAGGTGATTGCAGAAGGTCTCCGGCAGGGTCGTCACGTCATTGTGGAGGCCGGAACCGGAGTCGGTAAAACACTGGCCTATCTGATCCCGGCCATTCTCAGTGGAAAGAAGGTGGTGATCTCTACCGGAACCAAGAATCTCCAGGAACAACTTTACTTGAAGGATATTCCTTTTTTAGAAAAGCACCTTCCCGTTAAATTCAAAGCAACCTACATGAAGGGACGGAATAACTACCTCTGTCTCCGGCGGTTTAATCAATTTCGGCAGCAAGGGTTACTGTTTCAAGAAGATATGAAGCAATTCCAGGAAATCATCCGCTGGGCCCATCGTACCCAAACCGGAGACCGGGCTGAATTAGCCGACCTTCCAGATAACTCTCCCCTCTGGCGAGAGATCGCTTCAACCACGGAAACCTGCCTGGGTTCCAAGTGTGAGTATTTTGCCACCAAGTCCTTTACTGCCCGGGTTAAACGAGCAGCCGGGATGGCAGATATTATCATTGTAAATCACCATCTGTTCTTTGCAGACCTGGCCCTTAAAGCGGCCGGACGGGGGGAAGCTATTCCCCCTTATGATGCGGTGATTTTTGACGAAGCCCATCAGCTAGAAGATATCGCAACCAGCTACTTTAGCGTACAGCTCAGTAATTATGGCGTCGAAGAGTTGATCAGGGATATAGCCAGGGAACTTAACCTGGCCGAAGTGGAGGAGCCTGAAATCAGCAAAACCCTAGATGCTTTACAGAAAAGGTCTGAACAGTTTTTTACCCCCTTTGTGCCCGTTCACATTCTATCTCAAAAACCCGCTTTCTCCGAAACCTCTGGCTTTTCCCTGCGTATCGACCATAAATATAGATTAAGTCCAAAGATCCTGCCGGAGCCTTCGAGAAAGATCCTGCCGGATCTTCTCAATACCCTGACACTTCTCGAATCTCTCTTGAAAGGATTAAAAAAGCCAACGGAAGGCCTCCGGAATCAGGCAGATCGAACGGCTATCATGAAAAGCAACCTGGCCTTCATCATGGGTTTAAACGAACCCGGTTACGTTTACTGGTGCGATATTCGAGGTAGATGGATCGGCCTGGGGGCTTCGCCCATTGATATCTCCGCCGATATGCGCCAGAATGTTTTTCGCAATATCGAAACGGTCATTCTCACCTCGGCTACCCTCTCCACAGGGGGAAGTTTTCAATTCTTGAAGGATCGTTTGGGCCTGGAAGATGCCCTTGAACGTATCGTTCCTTCTCCCTTTGACTATGAAAAGCAGGCTATTTTCTATATTCCTCCTCATATGCCGGACCCACGAGAACCTCGATTTATCGATGCAGCTGCCCGAGAGATTGCCAATATCGTTAACAAAACCCGAGGCCGGGCCTTCGTCTTATTTACCAGTTATAAAAATTTGGAAGAGGTTTATACCCGGCTCAAACCGGTCTTAAAATTCCCCCTGCTCAAGCAAGGAGAAGCTAGCAAATCGGCCCTCCTTGAACGTTTTAAAACCAGCGGTCAGGCGGTACTTTTCGCAACCAGTAGTTTCTGGCAAGGAATCGATGTCCAGGGAGAAGCGTTGAGTTGTGTAATCATCGATAAACTCCCCTTTGCAGCCCCTTCAGAACCCCTGGTCGAAGCCCGTATCGATCAACTTAAAGAACAGGGGCGAGATCCCTTCCATGAATATCAGATCCCTTCGGCCATTATCACCCTCAAACAAGGCCTGGGTCGCCTTATCCGGAGTAAAAAAGATACGGGAGTCCTGTCGATTCTGGATACCCGAATTCTGACAAAGTCTTACGGTAGAATATTCCTGCAAAGCCTGCCTAAATGCCGAATTACGAGAAATCTGGAGAACTTTTGTTTATAAAAATAAATGGGGTTTACAGGAAGGACGGCATCATCGGTTACTTCATTTTGGATGCGCCACTACACCCGACCCGGGCATAGGGGCCCACCGCACACTTCAATCTTTTGGATGATGAGACCTTTTTTTACTTTTCACAACGTAACCCTCCGGTCTGGTCCAAATCAGGTAAATGGCTGGCCTTTGTCCACAATGGGGATAGCTGGATAGCCCGCCGCGGCAATAAGCTGGATGAGGAGGTCTGGGGAAGAAAAGGACGCTGGGAGGGGGATGGGCAAGGGGATGAATCTAAAGATTATCTGCTAATCAAAGATGGCGAGGATCCTTGCTTCTCCCCAGATGGAAATTTCGTTGCTTATCCTCACGCTGGAAACATTCTCAGGGCCT
The genomic region above belongs to Candidatus Limnocylindrales bacterium and contains:
- a CDS encoding ATP-dependent DNA helicase — protein: MDSDHSVFRTRYLLSKSPLTLKAIFGEDGLLARSLPYYEYRPGQIEMSEVIAEGLRQGRHVIVEAGTGVGKTLAYLIPAILSGKKVVISTGTKNLQEQLYLKDIPFLEKHLPVKFKATYMKGRNNYLCLRRFNQFRQQGLLFQEDMKQFQEIIRWAHRTQTGDRAELADLPDNSPLWREIASTTETCLGSKCEYFATKSFTARVKRAAGMADIIIVNHHLFFADLALKAAGRGEAIPPYDAVIFDEAHQLEDIATSYFSVQLSNYGVEELIRDIARELNLAEVEEPEISKTLDALQKRSEQFFTPFVPVHILSQKPAFSETSGFSLRIDHKYRLSPKILPEPSRKILPDLLNTLTLLESLLKGLKKPTEGLRNQADRTAIMKSNLAFIMGLNEPGYVYWCDIRGRWIGLGASPIDISADMRQNVFRNIETVILTSATLSTGGSFQFLKDRLGLEDALERIVPSPFDYEKQAIFYIPPHMPDPREPRFIDAAAREIANIVNKTRGRAFVLFTSYKNLEEVYTRLKPVLKFPLLKQGEASKSALLERFKTSGQAVLFATSSFWQGIDVQGEALSCVIIDKLPFAAPSEPLVEARIDQLKEQGRDPFHEYQIPSAIITLKQGLGRLIRSKKDTGVLSILDTRILTKSYGRIFLQSLPKCRITRNLENFCL